In Pseudomonas sp. GCEP-101, one DNA window encodes the following:
- the folE2 gene encoding GTP cyclohydrolase FolE2, with protein MTALLPDIACQSTRLPIPLDWVGMQGIALPLLIAGERVAAFADAGVSLDEADARGIHMSRLYLALEALAEAELSPHLLREVLRHFLRSHAQLSRSASLTLRFELLLRRPALVSPLSGWKRYPCEIHAHLQDDELQLALRLSLPYSSTCPCSAALARQLIQERFDADFAGRPLNASEVRAWLGSPQGIVATPHSQRSEARLHLDLEAAAQAFAFRELIDQAEDALGTAVQTAVKRADEQAFALANGQNLMFCEDAARRLHRALVQHEAVAGFEVRVVHAESLHAHDAVAVSRWRRA; from the coding sequence ATGACTGCCCTGCTGCCCGACATCGCCTGCCAATCCACCCGCCTGCCCATTCCGCTCGACTGGGTGGGCATGCAAGGCATCGCCCTACCGCTGCTGATTGCTGGCGAGCGTGTCGCCGCCTTCGCCGACGCCGGGGTCAGCCTCGACGAGGCCGACGCGCGCGGCATCCACATGTCGCGGCTGTACCTGGCGCTGGAGGCGCTGGCCGAGGCGGAACTGTCACCGCACCTGCTGCGCGAGGTGCTCAGACACTTCCTCAGGAGCCACGCGCAACTTTCCCGGAGCGCCAGCCTGACACTGCGTTTCGAACTGCTGCTGCGGCGCCCCGCGCTGGTCAGCCCGCTCAGCGGCTGGAAGCGCTACCCCTGCGAGATCCACGCGCACCTGCAGGACGACGAGCTGCAACTGGCGTTGCGCCTGAGCCTGCCCTATTCGTCCACCTGCCCCTGTTCGGCGGCGCTGGCGCGGCAGCTGATCCAGGAGCGCTTCGACGCCGACTTCGCCGGCCGCCCACTCAACGCGAGCGAAGTCCGCGCCTGGCTCGGCAGCCCGCAGGGCATCGTCGCCACGCCGCACAGCCAGCGCAGCGAGGCGCGGCTGCATCTGGACCTGGAGGCGGCGGCCCAGGCATTCGCCTTCCGCGAGCTGATCGACCAGGCCGAAGATGCCCTCGGCACCGCCGTGCAGACCGCCGTGAAGCGCGCCGACGAGCAGGCCTTCGCCCTGGCCAACGGGCAGAACCTGATGTTCTGCGAGGACGCCGCGCGCCGGCTGCATCGCGCCCTGGTGCAGCACGAGGCGGTGGCGGGCTTCGAGGTGCGTGTGGTGCATGCCGAAAGCCTGCATGCCCACGACGCGGTGGCGGTCAGCCGCTGGCGCCGCGCTTAA
- a CDS encoding GNAT family N-acetyltransferase, with product MSELSLVELTPAQAPWPLLLLADPSRAQIERYLPQSRLLALSDGEAVRGVLVLTARSWGVVEITNLAVDEAWQGRGLGRRLLAAAIDTARALGALRLDIATGNSSLAQLGLYQRMGFRLASIEHDYFALNYPEPIIENGIRCRDRVRLDMVL from the coding sequence GTGTCTGAACTGTCCCTCGTCGAACTCACGCCGGCCCAGGCGCCGTGGCCGCTTCTGCTGCTGGCCGATCCGAGCCGCGCACAGATCGAGCGCTACCTGCCGCAGTCCCGCCTGCTGGCGCTCAGTGACGGTGAGGCGGTGCGCGGCGTGCTGGTGCTGACCGCGCGCAGCTGGGGCGTCGTCGAAATCACCAACCTCGCGGTGGACGAGGCATGGCAAGGCCGTGGCCTGGGGCGTCGCCTGCTGGCGGCGGCCATCGACACCGCGCGCGCCCTCGGCGCGCTGCGGCTGGACATCGCCACCGGCAATTCCAGCCTGGCGCAGCTCGGGCTGTACCAGCGCATGGGCTTTCGCCTGGCCAGCATCGAGCACGATTACTTCGCGCTGAACTACCCCGAACCCATCATCGAAAACGGCATCCGCTGCCGCGACCGCGTGCGCCTGGATATGGTGCTTTAA
- the dksA gene encoding RNA polymerase-binding protein DksA: MTEQELLAQPGEAYMSEAQQAYFRALLLDQRDQLQGRIDEEFRALQDSERASDDADVASREESRQWQLRLLEREKKLLDKIDQALERLARGDYGWCAETGEPIGLRRLLLRPTASLCIEAKERQERRELHVREA, from the coding sequence ATGACCGAACAGGAACTGCTCGCCCAGCCCGGCGAGGCCTACATGAGCGAGGCGCAACAGGCGTATTTCCGTGCGCTGCTGCTGGACCAGCGCGACCAGCTGCAAGGCCGCATCGACGAGGAATTCCGGGCGTTGCAGGACAGCGAGCGGGCCAGCGATGACGCCGATGTCGCCAGCCGCGAGGAGTCGCGGCAATGGCAATTGCGCCTGCTGGAGCGCGAGAAGAAGTTGCTCGACAAGATCGACCAGGCGCTGGAGCGCCTGGCCCGGGGCGATTACGGCTGGTGCGCGGAGACCGGCGAACCGATCGGCCTGCGCCGCCTGCTGCTGCGCCCCACCGCCTCGTTGTGCATCGAGGCCAAGGAGCGCCAGGAACGGCGCGAACTGCACGTCCGCGAAGCCTGA
- the zigA gene encoding zinc metallochaperone GTPase ZigA produces MNKPLPVTVLSGFLGAGKSTLLNHVLKNREDLKVAVIVNDMSEINIDGREVQQGVSLNRGQERLVEMSNGCICCTLREDLLEEVSRLASEGRFDYLLIESTGISEPLPVAETFTFRDEQGRSLSDLARLDTLVTVVDGLNFLADYQGADSLAERGESLGEDDERSLSDLLVEQVEFADVILVSKIDLIGSAERDELLAILRRLNPDADIQPMVMGQVPLATLLDTGRFDFQRAERAPGWLKELRGEHLPETEAYGIASSVYRARRPFHPQRFHDFLAQPWSNGRLLRSKGFFWLASRYREAGSWSQAGGLMRHGLAGRWWRFVPREHWPQDTTELQGVLRHWHEDSGDCRQELVFIGQNLDFRRLFAELDDCLLDDEELAAGTTAWKRLPDPFEPWESQA; encoded by the coding sequence GTGAACAAGCCCCTCCCCGTCACTGTCCTGTCCGGCTTCCTCGGCGCCGGCAAGAGCACGCTGCTCAACCATGTGCTGAAGAACCGCGAGGATCTCAAGGTCGCGGTCATCGTCAACGACATGAGCGAAATCAACATCGACGGCCGCGAGGTGCAGCAGGGCGTCAGTCTCAATCGCGGCCAGGAACGCCTGGTGGAAATGAGCAACGGCTGCATCTGCTGCACCTTGCGTGAGGATTTGCTGGAAGAGGTCAGCCGCCTCGCCAGCGAAGGCCGCTTCGACTACCTGCTGATCGAGTCCACCGGCATCTCCGAACCGCTGCCGGTGGCCGAGACCTTCACCTTCCGCGACGAGCAGGGGCGCAGCCTGTCGGACCTGGCGCGGCTGGACACGCTGGTCACGGTGGTGGACGGGCTGAACTTCCTTGCCGACTACCAGGGCGCCGACAGCCTCGCCGAACGCGGCGAATCCCTCGGCGAGGACGACGAGCGCTCGCTCAGCGACCTGCTGGTGGAGCAGGTGGAGTTCGCCGACGTCATCCTGGTGAGCAAGATCGACCTCATCGGCAGCGCCGAGCGTGACGAACTGCTGGCGATCCTGCGCCGCCTCAACCCCGACGCCGATATCCAGCCCATGGTCATGGGCCAGGTGCCGCTGGCGACCCTCCTCGACACCGGCCGCTTCGACTTCCAGCGCGCCGAACGGGCGCCCGGCTGGCTCAAGGAGCTGCGCGGCGAGCACCTGCCGGAGACCGAAGCCTATGGCATCGCCTCCAGCGTCTATCGCGCGCGCCGGCCGTTCCACCCGCAGCGCTTCCATGACTTCCTCGCCCAGCCCTGGAGCAATGGCCGGCTGCTGCGTTCCAAGGGCTTCTTCTGGCTCGCCAGCCGTTACCGCGAGGCGGGCAGCTGGTCCCAGGCCGGCGGACTGATGCGCCATGGCCTGGCCGGGCGCTGGTGGCGCTTCGTCCCGCGCGAGCACTGGCCGCAGGACACCACCGAGCTGCAAGGCGTGCTGCGCCACTGGCACGAGGACAGCGGCGACTGCCGCCAGGAGTTGGTCTTCATCGGCCAGAACCTCGATTTCCGCCGGCTGTTCGCGGAACTCGACGATTGCCTGCTGGATGACGAGGAACTGGCCGCCGGCACGACCGCGTGGAAGCGCCTGCCCGACCCGTTCGAGCCGTGGG
- the cfaB gene encoding C17 cyclopropane fatty acid synthase CfaB, whose product MKANLPSELLSLQLPLRIRIGEAQAFDLGPDPQVTLVVRDPTLLTEITHPSLDMLGRAYVEKRMDIEGPIGEVIATADALSAALGDDDGTTDYVRESHDKATDAEAIHYHYDLSNAFYQLWLDPEMVYSCAYYETGTEDLATAQVAKLRHLCRKLRLQPGEKLLDVGCGWGGLARLAAREFGVQVHGITLSEEQLKLGRERVKDDGLEGKVTLELLDYRDLPRDGRYDKVVSVGMFEHVGHANLGLYFQHLYDAVRPGGLVMNHGITSSDTEGRPVGRGAGDFIDRYVFPHGELPHLSLAVARMSEAGLEVVDVEGLRLHYARTLDFWSANLEAKLAEAAKLVPEQALRIWRLYLAGCAYGFKKGWINLHQILASKPHADGGHEVPWSRRDIYA is encoded by the coding sequence AGTTGCTGTCCCTGCAGTTGCCGCTGCGCATTCGCATCGGCGAGGCCCAGGCGTTCGACCTCGGCCCGGACCCGCAGGTAACTCTCGTCGTTCGCGACCCTACGCTGCTGACCGAAATCACCCACCCCAGCCTCGATATGCTCGGTCGTGCCTACGTCGAGAAGCGCATGGACATCGAGGGGCCGATCGGTGAGGTGATCGCCACCGCCGACGCCTTGAGTGCCGCCCTGGGCGATGACGACGGCACTACCGACTACGTGCGCGAAAGCCACGACAAGGCCACCGACGCCGAAGCCATCCATTACCACTACGACCTGTCCAACGCGTTCTACCAGCTCTGGCTCGACCCGGAGATGGTGTACTCCTGCGCCTACTACGAAACCGGCACCGAGGACCTGGCCACCGCCCAGGTGGCCAAGCTGCGCCACCTGTGCCGCAAGCTGCGGCTGCAGCCGGGCGAGAAGCTGCTCGACGTCGGCTGCGGCTGGGGCGGCCTGGCGCGCCTGGCGGCGCGGGAGTTCGGCGTGCAGGTGCACGGCATCACCCTCAGCGAGGAGCAGCTCAAGCTCGGCCGTGAGCGCGTCAAGGACGACGGCCTGGAAGGCAAGGTGACCCTGGAACTGCTGGACTACCGCGACCTGCCGCGCGACGGCCGCTACGACAAGGTGGTCAGCGTCGGCATGTTCGAGCACGTCGGCCACGCCAACCTGGGCCTGTACTTCCAGCACCTGTATGACGCGGTGCGCCCGGGCGGCCTGGTGATGAACCACGGCATCACCTCCAGCGATACGGAAGGGCGGCCGGTCGGCCGTGGCGCCGGGGACTTCATCGACCGCTACGTGTTCCCCCACGGCGAGCTGCCGCACCTGTCCCTGGCGGTGGCGCGCATGAGCGAGGCGGGGCTGGAAGTGGTCGACGTCGAAGGCCTGCGCCTGCACTACGCGCGCACCCTGGACTTCTGGAGCGCCAACCTCGAAGCGAAGCTGGCCGAGGCGGCGAAGCTGGTGCCCGAGCAGGCCCTGCGCATCTGGCGCCTGTACCTGGCCGGCTGTGCCTACGGCTTCAAGAAGGGCTGGATCAACCTGCACCAGATCCTCGCCAGCAAGCCACACGCCGACGGCGGTCATGAAGTGCCGTGGAGCCGCCGGGACATCTACGCCTGA